Genomic window (Cellulosilyticum lentocellum DSM 5427):
TCTCCATAAGCTTAGGCCATATCTCTCCATATACATGAACATCTTAGAAAGAGCACAAGTCACCATAAAAGCTGTAAATCCTGTAATAAAACTAATCATCACTTTGATGTATGTATTTTTCTTTCCTTTTTCCCTTTTAGTAATATAGCTCAAAAACATAATAGTGAGCAAATTAAACCCTACTATTGGTAATGTCTCAAAAAAGCCTCTTCTCGCATATTCAGAAGATGAAAAATCTGCAGGTAATACACCCTTAAAAGCTGATACAAAATAGGCTAGCTGAGAACAGCAAAAGATCAAATAAACTACGCAGAGCAATGTTCCTATGGTACTCACTACTACAAAATCTAGATAGATCCCTGGCTGATTAACCACACTATCTTCTTGATTAATGAGGTCATGTTCCTCATTTAAAATCCTCTCTGATTCATCCTCCATTAGCAAAGAATCTCTTACCCTCTGAGGATCAATATAATTTTCTCTTACTTCTCTAACTTCCTTATGTGATAAGCCATAAAAATAACTAAAGAACATAAAGAATAGAATAACCACAAAGAATGACTTAGCACCCAGTTTGTCAAAATTAAAGGTAAGGTTTTGGAATGCAAAATTGATTATTCCCTCAAAAGCAGCATCCGCACTGGCTAACAAGCCAACAACCACTAGCAGTATAGGTGTTGCAATAACTACTCCTAAAAGCACCTTACCTATTACTTTCATATTTTTCTTTTGTCCTGTTCCAAGTTCATCCTTAACTAATACAACAGGTTTATTAATAGACGCAAAAGGTAATGTAATTCCTAAACTCAGAACTTCTCCTACCCAAGCAGGTAAAAAAGCTGCTTGTTCACATTTTCCAAATACCTCAAGGGCATGTAATAACATCAAAATGCCTAGAAATATGATGTTAAATCCTCTTAATACCGTATTTCCAAATATAACAAAATCTAAGGTAGATAATACAATAGGTATCATAAGCCACTTAGCTAGCTTGCTCATTGACCTCTTATACAGTTTTGAAAACAATCCCAAACATACAAAGTATGCTATAACTCCTGCTACTACCCCTAATCCAAGTCCCCCGAATAAAATAGTCTCCATGACGATAATAGCCAGAACAAGGGTTCCCCCTAACATCCATTTTTCAGCTTTCTCCATCCCAAAATCCCCCTTTCTTTACCTCACTTAACTCATTTTTTTAACTCTTCCTCTTTAACATACTCTAGTAATTCTCCGGGCTGGCATTCTAATACCTCACATAAGGCTTCTAATGTAGAAAAACGAACTGCTTTTCCTTTATTATTTTTAAGAACAGATAAATTCGCTAAGGTAATTCCTACCTTCTCAGAAAGCTCATTCATACTCATTTTGCGTTTAGCAAGCATTACATCTAAATTAACGATAATAGGCATCTTTCTTCACCTCGTCTTCTTCTCATAAATTTTCAGTCTTCTCTTAAATCGTTAATTCATTCTCCTCTTTAATCTCTATGGCTAGTTCTACAAGTCTATATAAAATAGCTGCAATTAAAGCGACCATAAAAGCTCCGACTGTAATCACAATAATACCAAAGGTAGCCTGCATGAAAATACAGGTAAATAAGTAACAAAGGAAAATAAACAAAGCACAAATACTAATGACTTTTAGACTCTGACTACTGCTACCTGAGAAAGGCTCACGATCAATAATGTTTTTGGCTAGTTTTCTAGTCATCCATAATACAATCCAAGCTGGTACTCCTGTAATATAAAGTAGAACTAGGATTTTATAGTGTTCTACTAAATTGTAGAAGGCACTCCCCTCAAAAACAAAATCCATTAACCAAGGTAATGCCGCAAGGCTAGCAGTTGCTAGTGCAAGTCCACCCATCACGACCCAATATAATAATTGACTTAAGATATCTGTTTTTAATTTTCTCATAATTTCTCACCTCAAAATGTATTATAGTACAACGCAAAATGTAAAGCAATATATTTTTATCGTTTTTCGATATATTTTTATTGAAATATGGTTATGAACTAAAAAAACACCATCATAGCCTGCAAAAGACTATGATGGTGTTTTTATTCCTCTTCCAATTCTTCACCTTCAATATATTTATATTCTAACAAGTCTCCTGGTTGACACTCCAATACTCTACAAATAGCATTGATGGTAGAAAAACGGACTGCCTTTACTTTACCTGTCTTTAAATTAGAAAGATTAACAATAGATATGCCTACTTGCTGCGAGAGTTCACTAAGTTGCATCTTTCTATCTGCTAACATCCTATCCAAACGTACAATAATAGCCATGTTGTCCTTCCTTCCTATACGGTTTCATCATATTCGTTTTGCAAGTAACAACCATATTTAAAAATTCCAGAAATCAAGATAATAATAACACCTAATAATATAGTACTTCCATCTAAAGCATTAATGGTAAAATTAATGTTTTCTAGCCCTAATGAATTTATCATAGGAAATACAAGATTAAAAATTATGATATAGCTTAGTGATTCAAAAAGGCTGCCTATTATTACAGTAATTCCTATTATCATCAATCTTTTAGAATTCTTTTCATCAAAAGGTTTACCACCCTCTACTGTTATTAATAAGTCTCTAATCATCTTAACAATGACAATAGTCGCAATGATTATAGGAATCATTGAACTAGCTATAGCTAAAATGAGTGTTCTAACTTGAGCCACTCCTAAAAATTGATTGTCTTTTAGTTGGATGTTAAGATGTCTTCCTATATTTAATTGTAAACCAATATGTGCAAAACTACTATTAGGAATAAACGCCATGATCCCTCCAATAACAATCCCCCCAACTAGACCAATAATCATTATAACAATCATTACATTCATCATTAATTTTAGTGCTTTTGCAAATTTTTTAACCCTATCTACATCTACCTTACGACTCATTTTAACCCCACCTCATTATCCTGAATATTTATAAATATATATTATATTCGTTTTTATATTTTGTCAATAATTTTTTAATGATAAACATTAAATTATTATCTTTATTATATTTGACATTTTACATCTTGCACCAACTAAATAAAGTTGCAAGCCAGAATCTGGAGCCAAAAAGCTCTCACCATGTACCTAAATACTTAGTGAGAGCTTTTTATTATTTACTTAGGCCTACTATAGCTTCATATTCATAAGGATAGACATGAAACTACTCTAAGGCTAATCCCTCAAGTAGTAATTTTATACCTTCTAGCATACGTTCATCTATCACTTGTGGCTTTTCTTCCACATACCACTCATAAGCTTTTTTGAGGCCTGCTATTAGAGGTGTTTCTGCTACTAGAAGCTCCCTATCGCACTTTGAAGTATCTAATAAGTAAGTGCATTCTCTAAAAGGAAAATACATTCTAGAAACCATACCTTCTGGTGTTTTCAACTTAATTATTTGTGCTTGCTTACCCATTACCTTAGCTGCTGTCTCTACCCATTCTTCATAAGTCACCTGCTCTTTATGAGTCACATTGTAAACTTGTCCTATAGCTTTTTCTTCATACATAGCAGCTTCAAATAGCTTTACTAGATCTTCAATATAAAGGAATTGTACTCTCGTATCCCCCTCTGGTACTAAAACAGGTTGATTCTTTGAAATTTGATGGAACAAGTAGCTTTCACGATATAGATTATTGCCAGGTCCGTAAATGTAAGTTGGCCTCAACATAGTAACAGGTATTCCCTTTGCCTGATACAATTCAAATAAGTAATCTTCTATGGCCAATTTATCTAAACCATATTTACCCCAATTCTTATTTTCTCCTTTTGAAAAGGTTTCATCCATAACCTCTTCAGAAGGTATGTACACTGCCCCTGAGCTACAGAAAATATAACGTTTTAGCTGTGAAGTATCTAGGACCTTAAAAAGGTTTGTTACATCTTCTAAAGTATAGGCTGAGATATCAAAAACATAATCAAAAGCTTTTCCTTCTATATTGAAAGCTATTTCTGAAATACATTTACGATTTCCTTTATAATGAGCCGTAAACCCACTGTATTTCACAGGCCTTACTCCCCTTGTAAAAATAGATACTTGATGTCCTTTTTCAATCATATACTTAGCTAATGCTTCACTTACAAACTCAGTTCCACCCATAATGAGTATTTCCAAACTCATCGCCTTCTTTCCTCTGACATAGTAAAAACCCTAGCTACTAAAAATTCATCTTCATTATAGCATACGAATTGTCCTTGCTTACCATTTGTTCTATAATAGTAAGAAACACTTATTTTCTAGACATCATGCAGCCACTAAGAGAAATGACTGAGGAATGATTCAAAATAAAAACAGGAGGCTACCTATGGATTACCGAAATAAACTCTTTACCCATAAGAACCCCTATGATTTAGCTGAAACAGATGGTCTTTTTATAAAGGCCATTAAGCAAAATGGACAATTCCAATATGAGCATTGCCCTGAATATGCAACAATACTTGATAGCAACTACTTCTCTTTTTCCTCATTAAATACAATCAATGATTTAGCCAAGTTACCTTTTATTCCAACTCTATTCTTTAAATCACACCAGCTTTTCACCATGCCACCTGAAAAACTTCTTATTAAAGCAACCTCCTCTGGTACTAAAGGTAAGAAAAGTCATATTGGCTTTGATAATCTAGGCCTTTATTGCGGCCTTCGTATGGTTCTTCGTCTAGGAAAAATTCATCATCTCTTTTCCATTAAACCCACTAATTATATTCTCCTCGGTTATGAACCTCATAAAAGTAATCAAACAGCTGTCACTAAAACAGCTTTTGGAGCTACTTTATTTGCTCCTCCCTTACATCGTGCTTATGCTCTGAAGTATACGCCTGAAGGTTATAAAGTAGACTTAGAAGGCCTTATTACTGCTCTTGAAAAGTATAGCCATCAACCTTTTCCTGTTCGCTTCATGGGTTTTCCTTCTTATACTTATTTCCTACTGGAAAAATTAAAGGAAAAGGAACTAAATTTCAAGCTCAAAAAAGGCTCTAAGGTCTTATTAGGGGGTGGCTGGAAGCAATTCTTTACTAGCCAAGTTGATAAAAAAGAACTTTATCAATTAATTGAAAACACTTTAGGCATTCCAGAATCTCATGTTGTAGAATTTTTCGGTGCTGTTGAGCACCCTATTTTATACTGTGATTGTCCTAACCATCATTTTCATATTCCTATTTATAGTAGGGCTATTATAAGAGATGTTCATACATTAGAACCTGTTAAAAATGGTCAAATAGGTCTTATCAATCTTATTACTCCAATGGTCAAAAGCGTTCCTCTACTCAGTGTAATGACTGACGATCTAGGTATATTACATGATGGGGCGTCTTGTGGCTGTGGTATTACTTCTCCTTACCTAGAAATCATAGGTAGAGTCGGACTTCAAGATATCAAAACCTGTGCTGCTGGTGCGGCAGACTTATTAAAGGAGATAAAGCTATGATTTTAATAAATGGTGATATTATCCCCTCTCATATGCAAAATAAAATTCTAGAAGACCTCCCCTCTAGGCTGAGTCAAACTTTAGCTACTAGTATGCTTAATCCTTATTGGGTAATAGAAGCTTGTGATCAACTTTCTAAAAAGCTAGCAAATGGTGAATATAATCATTTTATTTCTAGACTTCCTATAGACCAAACCTTAGTAAAGGAGGAATTACATACTGTTATCCATATGCTCAAAAGAGAAAGTTTACTTTGTAAATTACATACAGAATTAGGCTCTAAACCTTTTGAACCTGAAATCATTCTCCCTCCTTTTGAGGAGAGAGCTATTATCAAACATACCTATCCTCTAGGTGTTTTATTTCATATTGCCGCAGGCAATGCTGATGGTCTTCCTGCTTGTAGCATCGTTGAAGGCTTATTAGCTGGTAATATTAATATCTTAAAGCTCCCACAAGCAGATAAAGATCTGTCTATCACTTTACTTGCTGAGCTTATTGCTATAGACCCTAGACTCAAGGAATATATTTATGTTTTTGATACACCTTCAACCGACCTTGAAGCCATGAAATGTATGGCTCAGCTCTCTGATGGTGTTGTCGTTTGGGGTGGTGATTTAGCTGTAGCTGCTATTAGAAAAATGGTTAATCCAGGTACCAAACTTATTGAATGGGGCCATAAATTGGGCTTTGCTTATATAGTCCCTAATGCCATAAGGGATTCTGCTCTTACTGCTTTAGCTCTGCATATTTTTAGGACCAAACAACTTTTATGTAGTTCTTGTCAAACCATTTATATTGATACCGAAAATATAGATGAAATCTATAGCTTCTGTGAAATGTTCCTTCCTTTTATGGAACAAGCTGCTATTAAATATCCTATTAACGATATGGGTGCTATTGCTCAGTCTAGCTTACAAGTTTATAATGCTGAACTAGAAAGCCTTTTTTCTACCAACCGTACTTATAAAGGTAAAGGTGCAAGTTTAATTGCCAAATCAGATCATACGCTAGAACTTTCTTTTATGTTTGGTAGCTGCCTTGTTAAACCCTTACCTCGTCATCAGTTATTAGAAGTCCTTCGTCAAAGTAAGCCTTACCTTCAAACAGCTGGTTTACTCTGTCTTGCCAAAGACTATCCTATTCTCTCCAATTTACTTTTGAGAGCTGGTTTAGTTAGGGTAAAGGAGCTTGGCAAAATGTCTGACATTACTTGTATGGATGCTCATGACGGAGACTATCCTCTTAGGCGTTACACAAGAATAACAGAATGTGATGCTATTGAGTATGATACTCTTAACATATAAAAGGCTACAAAAACATTTATGCACGTCTTAAAAGTTGATTACACAACTAAAGACGTGCTTTTTAGTTACCTTAATTTATTGAGATTTAAATTATAAATAAAATTTCAGGATAAAGCTTGACAAATTAGTAAATAATAATTATTATTAGTTATATAAATAAATGATATAGATTATCATTTGATAGTGAAAATATAGGAGGAATAAATTATGTCATTAATTAATAAAAAAGTTTCAGATTTTAAAGTTCAAGCATACCAAAACGGTGATTTTAAAGAGGTAACACTAGATTCATTAAAAGGACATTGGTCAGTCTTTGTATTCTATCCAGCAGACTTCACTTTCGTTTGTCCAACAGAACTAGGTGAGCTTGCAGATAACTATGCAAAATTCCAAGAAATTGGTTGTGAAGTATACTCAGTATCTACAGATACTCACTTTGTTCATAAAGCATGGGCTGATACTTCAGATACAATCGGTAAAATCAAATACCCAATGCTAGCAGACCCAACTGGAAAACTCGCTAGAGACTTTGAAGTTATGATTGAAGATGAAGGCTTAGCTCTAAGAGGTTCATTCGTTATTAATCCAGAAGGTGAAATCAAAGCTTACGAAATTCATGATAATGGTATCGGAAGAAATGCAGAAGAATTACTAAGAAAAGTTCAAGCAGCTCAATTCGTTGCAGAACATGGTGATCAAGTTTGCCCAGCTAAATGGCAACCAGGTGAAGAGACTTTAACACCAAGCTTAGATTTAATTGGAAAACTTTAATAAAATGAAGTTAGGGGAAGCTGCTACTTTGCAGCTTCCTCTTACTAAATAAAGATATTTTTAAAGAATTAACCTTTCATTTGATTATTTAACAATGTTTTGATTTAGTTAAGACAGAATTGATATTACAGATGAATGACTAACTTCATATTCAATTAAAAAATGAAAAGGAGGATTAATAATGGAAAAAATTTATGACTTAGTAATCATTGGTGGTGGTCCAGCTGGACTTTCTGCCGGGATTTATGCTGGAAGAGCCAAATTAAACACCCTCATTATCGAAAAGGATGAGTTAGGAGGACAGGTAAATAAGACCTATGAAGTTTCCAACTACCCAGGTGCTAGAGATAGTAATGGTCCAAAACTCATGTCTGATATGAGAGCCCAAGCAGATGATTTTAATGTAAACTTTTTATCAGCAACTGTTTTAGGTGTCTCATTAAATGGTGATACTAAAATTCTTCAAACAGATAAAGGTGATGTCAAAGGAAGATCTGTAATCATTGCAACTGGTGCTTCTCCAAGACAACTAGGCTTTAAAGGTGAAAAAGAGTTTACTGGAAGAGGTGTTGCATACTGTTCTACTTGTGATGGACAATTCTTTGAAGGTCTCGAGGTATTTGTTATTGGTGCTGGCTTTGCTGCGGCAGAAGAAGCCATATTCCTTACCAAATATGCGACTAAAGTAACTGTGATTGCTAGAGAACCAGAGTTTACTTGCGCCAAGTCTATTGCAGATAAGGTATTGTCACATCCTAAAATCGAAGTCAAATTTAATACAGAAATCATTGAAGCTAGCGGAGATGATATGGTCAACTACGCTAAATTTACTAACAACCAAACAGGAGAAAGCTTTGAATATCACGCCAAAGAGGATGATGGCTCATTTGGTGTCTTTGTTTTTGTAGGCTATGCACCTCAAAGTGAGCTATTTCGAGAAGTATTAGAAATGGACCCTGCTGGATATATCATTACTAATGAAAATATGGAAACTAATATTCCAGGTGTTTATGTAGCTGGCGATTTAAGACC
Coding sequences:
- a CDS encoding helix-turn-helix domain-containing protein, which codes for MAIIVRLDRMLADRKMQLSELSQQVGISIVNLSNLKTGKVKAVRFSTINAICRVLECQPGDLLEYKYIEGEELEEE
- a CDS encoding NAD-dependent epimerase/dehydratase family protein produces the protein MSLEILIMGGTEFVSEALAKYMIEKGHQVSIFTRGVRPVKYSGFTAHYKGNRKCISEIAFNIEGKAFDYVFDISAYTLEDVTNLFKVLDTSQLKRYIFCSSGAVYIPSEEVMDETFSKGENKNWGKYGLDKLAIEDYLFELYQAKGIPVTMLRPTYIYGPGNNLYRESYLFHQISKNQPVLVPEGDTRVQFLYIEDLVKLFEAAMYEEKAIGQVYNVTHKEQVTYEEWVETAAKVMGKQAQIIKLKTPEGMVSRMYFPFRECTYLLDTSKCDRELLVAETPLIAGLKKAYEWYVEEKPQVIDERMLEGIKLLLEGLALE
- a CDS encoding FAD-dependent oxidoreductase — protein: MEKIYDLVIIGGGPAGLSAGIYAGRAKLNTLIIEKDELGGQVNKTYEVSNYPGARDSNGPKLMSDMRAQADDFNVNFLSATVLGVSLNGDTKILQTDKGDVKGRSVIIATGASPRQLGFKGEKEFTGRGVAYCSTCDGQFFEGLEVFVIGAGFAAAEEAIFLTKYATKVTVIAREPEFTCAKSIADKVLSHPKIEVKFNTEIIEASGDDMVNYAKFTNNQTGESFEYHAKEDDGSFGVFVFVGYAPQSELFREVLEMDPAGYIITNENMETNIPGVYVAGDLRPKALRQIVTAVSDGAIAATAAERYVIELKDRLGIKDEYIPPKKVEKVAPISSSSENILTAGRSSLLNDGLRTQLQGVLSRMEKEVTLITIVDEQNAKSIELRDLLLDIADLGEKINLEVYTKGQNKDLEAQFNVERYPIVFLLDHAKTYSGVKFYGVPGGHELNSFILAIYNLAGPGQAINEQVLTDIKDLNQNTNIKVCVSLSCHLCPDVVVAAQRIAMENKNIETEMIDISLFKELKDQYKVMSVPAVIINNEKVYFGAKKIDEIVKLIS
- a CDS encoding DUF2975 domain-containing protein, encoding MRKLKTDILSQLLYWVVMGGLALATASLAALPWLMDFVFEGSAFYNLVEHYKILVLLYITGVPAWIVLWMTRKLAKNIIDREPFSGSSSQSLKVISICALFIFLCYLFTCIFMQATFGIIVITVGAFMVALIAAILYRLVELAIEIKEENELTI
- a CDS encoding DUF2975 domain-containing protein is translated as MSRKVDVDRVKKFAKALKLMMNVMIVIMIIGLVGGIVIGGIMAFIPNSSFAHIGLQLNIGRHLNIQLKDNQFLGVAQVRTLILAIASSMIPIIIATIVIVKMIRDLLITVEGGKPFDEKNSKRLMIIGITVIIGSLFESLSYIIIFNLVFPMINSLGLENINFTINALDGSTILLGVIIILISGIFKYGCYLQNEYDETV
- the ahpC gene encoding alkyl hydroperoxide reductase subunit C; protein product: MSLINKKVSDFKVQAYQNGDFKEVTLDSLKGHWSVFVFYPADFTFVCPTELGELADNYAKFQEIGCEVYSVSTDTHFVHKAWADTSDTIGKIKYPMLADPTGKLARDFEVMIEDEGLALRGSFVINPEGEIKAYEIHDNGIGRNAEELLRKVQAAQFVAEHGDQVCPAKWQPGEETLTPSLDLIGKL
- a CDS encoding acyl-CoA reductase, with the protein product MILINGDIIPSHMQNKILEDLPSRLSQTLATSMLNPYWVIEACDQLSKKLANGEYNHFISRLPIDQTLVKEELHTVIHMLKRESLLCKLHTELGSKPFEPEIILPPFEERAIIKHTYPLGVLFHIAAGNADGLPACSIVEGLLAGNINILKLPQADKDLSITLLAELIAIDPRLKEYIYVFDTPSTDLEAMKCMAQLSDGVVVWGGDLAVAAIRKMVNPGTKLIEWGHKLGFAYIVPNAIRDSALTALALHIFRTKQLLCSSCQTIYIDTENIDEIYSFCEMFLPFMEQAAIKYPINDMGAIAQSSLQVYNAELESLFSTNRTYKGKGASLIAKSDHTLELSFMFGSCLVKPLPRHQLLEVLRQSKPYLQTAGLLCLAKDYPILSNLLLRAGLVRVKELGKMSDITCMDAHDGDYPLRRYTRITECDAIEYDTLNI
- a CDS encoding LuxE/PaaK family acyltransferase, with the translated sequence MDYRNKLFTHKNPYDLAETDGLFIKAIKQNGQFQYEHCPEYATILDSNYFSFSSLNTINDLAKLPFIPTLFFKSHQLFTMPPEKLLIKATSSGTKGKKSHIGFDNLGLYCGLRMVLRLGKIHHLFSIKPTNYILLGYEPHKSNQTAVTKTAFGATLFAPPLHRAYALKYTPEGYKVDLEGLITALEKYSHQPFPVRFMGFPSYTYFLLEKLKEKELNFKLKKGSKVLLGGGWKQFFTSQVDKKELYQLIENTLGIPESHVVEFFGAVEHPILYCDCPNHHFHIPIYSRAIIRDVHTLEPVKNGQIGLINLITPMVKSVPLLSVMTDDLGILHDGASCGCGITSPYLEIIGRVGLQDIKTCAAGAADLLKEIKL
- a CDS encoding DUF4153 domain-containing protein — translated: MEKAEKWMLGGTLVLAIIVMETILFGGLGLGVVAGVIAYFVCLGLFSKLYKRSMSKLAKWLMIPIVLSTLDFVIFGNTVLRGFNIIFLGILMLLHALEVFGKCEQAAFLPAWVGEVLSLGITLPFASINKPVVLVKDELGTGQKKNMKVIGKVLLGVVIATPILLVVVGLLASADAAFEGIINFAFQNLTFNFDKLGAKSFFVVILFFMFFSYFYGLSHKEVREVRENYIDPQRVRDSLLMEDESERILNEEHDLINQEDSVVNQPGIYLDFVVVSTIGTLLCVVYLIFCCSQLAYFVSAFKGVLPADFSSSEYARRGFFETLPIVGFNLLTIMFLSYITKREKGKKNTYIKVMISFITGFTAFMVTCALSKMFMYMERYGLSLWRVYVAWFLVLSLMVVILVFAKVFWQKLKLIKIVFIVFTVMYLGLNYSNVDYLVARQNVNLYKQGKTSDLSGCYNLSSSALGPIKELVASHPEVLEYQEDMYYDTATYILSRLEYNLQNEKWQAFNLADYRGRDYLEKIKEAGYESIEGAVRPLVFLR
- a CDS encoding helix-turn-helix domain-containing protein; the protein is MPIIVNLDVMLAKRKMSMNELSEKVGITLANLSVLKNNKGKAVRFSTLEALCEVLECQPGELLEYVKEEELKK